A DNA window from Phoenix dactylifera cultivar Barhee BC4 unplaced genomic scaffold, palm_55x_up_171113_PBpolish2nd_filt_p 000090F, whole genome shotgun sequence contains the following coding sequences:
- the LOC103718526 gene encoding protein EXPRESSION OF TERPENOIDS 1-like produces MFGFSLGGSQDQHRQQQGEQVGIPPENLFLCEGTGGRSEEIPYTRGFGLWQQHQIQRQHHLSSSSSSAAGGTLLSFSDGPGRSAGTMRSGGGGAISCQDCGNQAKKDCVHLRCRTCCKSRGFHCPTHVKSTWVPAAKRRERQQQLAASATLQQHHHPQHYLGGGSEGSSGGGESSKRPRETTRLPTAAIAATTSGGALEAASFPPEVSSQAVFRCVRVSPVDEAEDEYAYQTAVNIGGHMFKGILYDQGPEAEYMSSTQYRTHHGEASSSPAAAAISTAAAITSSAVAAANTNASDAAAALLDPYPTPLSAFMAGVQFFPHHPRP; encoded by the exons ATGTTCGGGTTCTCTTTAGGTGGGAGTCAAGATCAGCACAGGCAGCAGCAAGGAGAACAAGTAGGGATCCCTCCCGAGAATCTCTTCCTCTGCGAAGGCACCGGCGGCAGAAGTGAGGAAATTCCGTATACGCGAGGCTTCGGGCTCTGGCAGCAGCACCAGATCCAGAGACAGcaccatctctcctcctcctcctcgtcagCAGCTGGAGGGACGCTGCTATCTTTCTCCGATGGGCCCGGCAGGAGCGCGGGAACCATGAGGAGCGGCGGGGGAGGGGCAATTAGCTGCCAGGACTGCGGGAACCAGGCCAAGAAGGACTGCGTCCATCTCCGGTGCCGGACCTGCTGCAAGAGCCGCGGCTTCCACTGCCCCACCCACGTCAAGAGCACCTGGGTCCCCGCCGCCAAGCGCCGCGAGCGCCAGCAGCAGCTCGCGGCCTCCGCCACCCTACAGCAGCACCACCACCCCCAGCACTACCTCGGCGGTGGTTCCGAGGGAAGCAGCGGTGGCGGAGAGTCTTCCAAACGACCGAGAGAAACCACCCGCCTACCCACCGCGGCCATCGCAGCCACCACTTCAG GGGGGGCTCTGGAGGCAGCGAGCTTTCCGCCGGAGGTGAGCTCGCAGGCGGTGTTCCGCTGCGTGCGGGTGAGCCCGGTGGACGAAGCCGAGGATGAGTACGCGTACCAGACGGCTGTGAACATCGGAGGACATATGTTCAAGGGCATTCTCTACGACCAAGGGCCCGAAGCCGAGTACATGTCCTCGACTCAATACCGTACTCATCATGGTGAAGCCTCCTCTTCACCTGCTGCCGCTGCTATTTCTACTGCCGCTGCTATCACAAGTAGTGCAGTTGCTGCTGCTAATACCAATGCTTCTGATGCCGCTGCTGCTTTGCTCGATCCTTACCCAACTCCCCTCAGTGCCTTCATGGCCGGCGTTCAATTCTTTCCCCACCATCCCAGACCCTAA